The following coding sequences are from one Coffea arabica cultivar ET-39 chromosome 11e, Coffea Arabica ET-39 HiFi, whole genome shotgun sequence window:
- the LOC113717762 gene encoding uncharacterized protein → MAASTSSSVCSPVHLLQSSSFSTSTKRINHARAVNPRRSRSSSTSISAMRRSEADHHDQNYSSGRMVDENMIVLRKRIHETKMIERNYEPPSEWMDWEKKYYTSYDSMICEVMGFLQSHLMDTRPSLALGMIALVGLSVPTSTLLVMSQLMELTKGVLAGINLS, encoded by the coding sequence atggcagcATCAACTTCTTCTTCAGTTTGTTCACCAGTTCATCTTCTTCAATCCAGCTCATTTTCTACTAGTACCAAAAGAATTAACCATGCAAGAGCGGTGAATCCAAGAAGATCACGTTCAAGTTCAACTTCAATTTCTGCAATGAGAAGATCAGAAGCTGATCACCATGACCAAAACTACAGCAGTGGGAGAATGGTGGATGAGAACATGATTGTTCTTAGGAAAAGAATCCATGAAACGAAGATGATAGAGAGGAACTACGAGCCACCATCCGAATGGATGGACTGGGAGAAGAAATACTACACAAGTTATGATTCGATGATTTGTGAAGTCATGGGGTTCTTGCAATCGCATTTGATGGACACTAGGCCTAGCTTGGCTCTTGGGATGATTGCTTTGGTCGGCTTGAGTGTCCCAACTTCAACACTTTTGGTCATGTCTCAGCTGATGGAGTTAACCAAAGGTGTTCTAGCTGGGATTAATTTGTCTTAG
- the LOC113719272 gene encoding ABC transporter G family member 7, which yields MVLKIGGKGGGGVGQLLVAVAAALLLRLLSSPGPELLPECEFDDDQEQNGDAEEDDAPVTGKVPPVTIKWTNITCSLSNKASKSVRFLLKGASGEARPGRLLAIMGPSGSGKTTLLNILAGQVMASPRLHLSGLLEVNGQKISKRTYKFAYIRQEDLFFSQLTVRETLSLAAEMQLEEISSVEERDEYVNNLLFKLGLVSCADSRVGDAKVRGISGGEKKRLSLACELIASPSVIFADEPTTGLDAFQAEKVMETLRELALDGHTVICSIHQPRGSVYGKFDDIVLLAEGALVYAGPAQETVLDYFSKFGYLCPDHVNPAEFLADLISVDYSSSKSVFASQKRVDALVESFSQQISSTLSATPLTREGYKSSTYIRKKSVVKRKVGWWRQFCLLFKRAWMQASRDGPTNKVRARMSIASAVIFGSVFWRMGRSQTSIQDRMGLLQVAAINTAMAALTKTVGVFPKERAIVDRERAKGSYGLGPYLLSKLLAEIPVGASFPLLFGAILYPMAGLHPTLSRFGKFCGIVTVESFSASAMGLTVGAMVPTTEAAMALGPSLMTVFLVFGGYYVNAKNTPIVFRWIPRVSLIRWAFQGLCINEFRGLPFDHQQPFDIQSGEQALERFSFGGSTIKETVVAQSRILLFWYYTTYLLLERNKPKYQQLEQPPADQTEKQPKLEPLDSDPEEQYEQIESPLLDQGTNLKGMTLPWRRSCLF from the exons ATGGTGCTGAAAATTGGCGGGAAGGGTGGCGGTGGAGTGGGCCAGCTTTTGGTGGCGGTGGCGGCGGCCTTGCTGCTCCGCTTGTTATCCTCCCCTGGACCTGAGCTCTTACCGGAATGTGAGTTTGATGATGACCAGGAGCAAAATGGGGATGCTGAAGAAGATGATGCTCCGGTGACTGGGAAAGTTCCGCCAGTTACTATCAAGTGGACGAATATCACCTGCTCTCTCTCCAATAAAGCTTCAAAATCA GTACGGTTTTTACTTAAAGGTGCGAGTGGAGAAGCACGACCTGGTAGACTCCTTGCAATAATGGGTCCCTCTGGGTCAGGAAAGACAACCCTACTCAACATACTTGCGGGTCAGGTGATGGCTTCACCTCGGTTGCATTTGTCTGGCCTTTTGGAGGTTAATGGACAGAAAATCTCAAAGAGAACCTATAA GTTTGCTTATATCAGGCAGGAAGACCTTTTCTTTTCACAGTTGACAGTTCGAGAAACATTGTCTCTTGCAGCTGAAATGCAGCTGGAGGAGATATCCTCAGTCGAGGAGAGAGATGAATACGTGAATAATCTGTTATTCAAACTAGGCTTG GTCAGTTGTGCTGATTCCCGTGTGGGGGATGCAAAAGTTCGTGGAATCAGTGGTGGAGAAAAGAAGCGTTTGTCACTAGCCTGTGAGCTTATCGCCAGTCCATCTGTCATATTTGCTGATGAACCAACAACTG GACTTGATGCTTTCCAAGCAGAAAAAGTTATGGAAACTCTACGAGAACTTGCACTAGACGGACATACTGTGATCTGCTCCATACACCAACCAAGAGGATCAGTGTATGGAAAATTTGATGACATTGTTCTTCTGGCAGAAGGTGCACTTGTTTACGCTGGTCCAGCACAAGAGACAGTGTTGGATTATTTCTCTAAATTTGG GTATCTGTGCCCAGATCATGTAAATCCTGCTGAATTTCTGGCTGATCTGATATCTGTAGATTATAGCTCCTCTAAGAGCGTTTTTGCTTCCCAGAAAAGGGTAGATGCTCTAGTTGAGTCTTTTTCCCAACAGATATCATCGACACTTTCTGCGACTCCTCTTACACGTGAAGGCTACAAGAGCAGCACATACATTAGGAAGAAATCTGTAGTTAAAAGAAAAGTTGGTTGGTGGAGGCAGTTTTGTTTACTCTTTAAGCGGGCATGGATGCAG GCCTCGCGAGATGGCCCAACAAACAAAGTTCGAGCAAGAATGTCAATTGCATCAGCAGTTATCTTTGGTTCTGTTTTCTGGAGGATGGGACGATCACAGACATCAATTCAAGATAGAATGGGATTGCTTCAG GTTGCTGCAATAAACACTGCTATGGCTGCACTCACAAAAACTGTTGGCGTATTCCCCAAGGAACGTGCAATTGTTGATAGAGAGCGTGCCAAGGGGTCTTATGGACTAGGGCCATATTTGCTTTCAAAGTTGTTGGCAGAGATTCCTGTTGGGGCTTCATTTCCATTGCTATTTGGTGCAATTCTATACCCCATGGCTGGCCTGCATCCAACTTTATCCAG ATTTGGTAAGTTCTGTGGCATTGTAACTGTGGAGTCCTTTTCTGCTTCTGCCATGGGTTTGACAGTGGGGGCCATGGTTCCAACAACTGAAGCTGCAATGGCATTGGGGCCATCTCTTATGACAGTTTTTCTCGTATTTGGAGGTTACTATGTGAACGCCAAGAATACACCAATCGTGTTTCGATGGATTCCTCGAGTTTCTCTCATAAGATG GGCATTTCAAGGTCTATGCATCAATGAATTTAGAGGCCTTCCATTTGATCATCAGCAGCCATTTGACATCCAATCTGGTGAACAA GCGCTGGAGCGATTCTCCTTTGGAGGCAGCACTATCAAGGAAACAGTAGTGGCTCAAAGTAGAATACTTCTATTTTGGTATTATACAACTTACCTTCTCCTCGAGAGAAACAAACCTAAATACCAGCAACTTGAGCAGCCACCTGCGGATCAAACTGAGAAACAGCCAAAGCTAGAGCCACTTGACAGTGATCCAGAAGAACAATATGAGCAAATTGAATCTCCTCTTCTAGACCAAG GTACTAATCTTAAGGGGATGACTCTGCCATGGAGGAGGTCATGCTTATTTTGA